One genomic window of Bicyclus anynana chromosome 10, ilBicAnyn1.1, whole genome shotgun sequence includes the following:
- the LOC112043526 gene encoding DNA primase large subunit-like, translating into MSFFYLNAVKGDIPVHLLETVVMKRLEYLESIVKSEANAYNEYVVEGSVYDVVGHYTLCIVAILEGREEFKQYIIRGEDMLFMRRLKALSAYDLRCFAKKLLRIIRKLCSELHCLKPLRALCRHLMLRDMAHHVSSICAENCSVHTLSVSFKHCLAFVAKRQVVLENGVAHIPCSKWKDYLLNLFHCNLKNRLYKIDISGLRHDPRVTDLLRKVGKEIAPLNRFNITVLRSLDVDVASKMFPPCMLHLHQHLRNTHRLTHDQRFYYSLFLKDLGMPVEEAIMFWREEYQKPPNGKSACCHNWAKDEKKFVYGIRHMYGLEGGRKEYSCRNCHQIQNCDTVYSEGGCPFKSFDDNKMEEILNISKTDPVLSQINELRAQRKYTSACVTLLQNRNANKPQSVKGDGMNFNFTPLKYYLVLTNSLTSS; encoded by the coding sequence atgtcgtttttttatttgaatgccGTAAAGGGCGACATTCCAGTGCATTTATTAGAGACTGTAGTTATGAAGAGGTTAGAATATTTAGAATCGATTGTTAAAAGCGAAGCTAACGCTTACAACGAATACGTCGTCGAAGGTAGCGTGTACGACGTGGTCGGGCACTACACGCTGTGTATCGTCGCCATATTAGAGGGCAGGGAAGAGTTCAAACAGTATATCATCAGAGGGGAAGATATGCTGTTTATGCGCAGACTTAAAGCTCTGTCGGCGTACGACTTGAGATGTTTTGCCAAAAAACTATTGCGAATTATAAGGAAACTATGTTCAGAACTACACTGCCTTAAACCGCTTAGGGCTCTGTGTCGACATCTCATGTTGAGGGACATGGCGCACCACGTATCTTCCATCTGTGCTGAAAACTGCTCAGTACACACTTTATCCGTTAGTTTCAAACACTGCCTCGCCTTTGTCGCTAAGAGACAAGTCGTGTTAGAGAATGGTGTAGCTCATATACCCTGCAGTAAATGGAAAGACTATCTTTTAAATCTGTTTCATTGCAATTTGAAAAATAGACTGTATAAGATTGATATAAGTGGCTTAAGGCATGATCCTAGGGTTACAGATTTGCTCAGGAAAGTAGGGAAAGAAATTGCTCCTTTAAATCGTTTCAATATTACTGTGTTACGCAGCTTAGATGTTGATGTGGCTTCAAAAATGTTTCCTCCTTGCATGCTCCACTTGCATCAACACTTGAGGAACACACACAGACTAACTCACGACCAGAGGTTCTATTACAGTCTATTTCTCAAAGACCTTGGAATGCCAGTGGAGGAAGCCATAATGTTTTGGAGGGAAGAGTATCAGAAACCTCCAAATGGGAAATCTGCATGTTGCCACAATTGGGCAAAAGATGAAAAGAAGTTTGTCTATGGTATTAGACATATGTATGGTTTGGAAGGTGGAAGGAAAGAGTACAGTTGCAGAAACTGCcatcaaatacaaaattgtgatACTGTTTATTCAGAAGGAGGGTGTCCCTTCAAATCTTTTGACGATAATAAAATGGAAGAAATCCTAAATATATCAAAGACTGACCCAGTACTGTCACAGATCAATGAACTCAGAGCTCAAAGAAAATATACATCAGCTTGTGTGACTTTACTACAAAATAGGAATGCTAATAAACCACAAAGTGTGAAAGGTGATGGGATGAACTTTAATTTTACAcctcttaaatattatttagttttaacaaATTCTTTAACTAGTAGTTGA